A part of Gossypium hirsutum isolate 1008001.06 chromosome A07, Gossypium_hirsutum_v2.1, whole genome shotgun sequence genomic DNA contains:
- the LOC107930856 gene encoding palmitoyl-acyl carrier protein thioesterase, chloroplastic-like translates to MVATAATSSFFPVTSSPDSSDSKNKKLGSGSTNLGGIKPKPSASSGSLQVKANAQAPPKINGTTVVTSSVEGFKNEDGAGSPHPRTFINQLPDWSMLLAAITTIFLAAEKQWMMLDWKPRRPDMLIDPFGIGRIVQDGLVFRQNFSIRSYEIGADRTASIETLMNHLQETAINHCKSAGLLGEGFGATPEMCKKNLIWVVTRMQVVFDRYPTWGDVVQVDTWVSASGKNGMRRDWLVSDSKTGEVLTRASSVWVMMNKLTRRLSKIPEEVRGEIEPFFMNSDPVVAEDSRKLVKLDKSMAEHVRKGLTPRWSDLDVNQHVNNVKYIGWILESAPLPVLETHELSSMTLEYRRECGRESKLQSLTTVSDSSVGDLVNVGEIECQHLLQLEEGSEIVRGRTQWRPKYAKSFGNVGQIPAESA, encoded by the exons aTGGTTGCCACTGCTGCTACATCCTCATTCTTTCCCGTAACTTCTTCCCCTGACTCCTCTGACTCGAAAAACAAGAAGCTTGGAAGTGGATCTACTAACCTCGGAGGCATCAAGCCGAAACCGTCTGCTTCTTCTGGAAGTTTGCAAGTCAAGGCAAATGCTCAAGCCCCTCCAAAGATAAATGGTACCACTGTTGTGACTTCTTCGGTTGAAGGTTTCAAGAACGAAGATGGTGCAGGTTCCCCTCATCCTCGGACATTTATCAATCAGTTACCTGATTGGAGCATGCTTCTTGCCGCTATCACAACCATTTTCCTGGCTGCTGAGAAGCAATGGATGATGCTTGATTGGAAGCCAAGGCGGCCTGACATGCTCATTGATCCTTTTGGTATAGGGAGGATTGTTCAAGATGGTCTTGTTTTCCGTCAAAACTTCTCGATTAGGTCTTATGAGATAGGTGCTGACCGTACGGCATCCATAGAGACGCTAATGAATCATTTACAG GAAACCGCGATTAATCATTGTAAAAGTGCTGGACTGCTTGGAGAAGGTTTTGGTGCTACCCCTGAGATGTGCAAGAAGAACCTAATTTGGGTGGTCACTCGGATGCAAGTTGTGTTTGATCGATATCCTACTTG GGGTGATGTTGTTCAAGTAGACACTTGGGTCAGTGCATCAGGAAAGAATGGCATGCGAAGAGATTGGCTTGTCAGTGATAGTAAAACTGGTGAAGTTTTAACAAGAGCCTCAAG TGTGTGGGTGATGATGAATAAATTGACTAGAAGGCTATCTAAAATTCCTGAGGAGGTCCGAGGAGAAATAGAACCTTTTTTTATGAATTCTGATCCTGTTGTGGCAGAAGATAGCCGGAAATTAGTGAAGCTCGATAAAAGCATGGCTGAGCACGTGCGTAAAGGTTTAACT CCTAGATGGAGTGACTTGGATGTCAACCAACATGTCAATAACGTGAAGTACATTGGCTGGATCCTCGAG AGTGCTCCATTGCCGGTGTTGGAAACTCACGAGCTTTCTTCGATGACACTGGAGTATAGGAGGGAGTGTGGGAGGGAGAGCAAACTGCAGTCGCTAACAACCGTGTCCGACTCCAGTGTAGGAGACTTGGTGAATGTGGGTGAAATCGAGTGCCAGCACTTGCTGCAACTCGAGGAAGGGTCCGAGATTGTGAGAGGGAGAACTCAATGGAGGCCCAAGTATGCCAAAAGTTTTGGTAATGTGGGTCAAATTCCAGCAGAAAGTGCATAG
- the LOC107930819 gene encoding potassium channel toxin alpha-KTx 3.16, whose translation MGSRSLTLLLSVLLIVSCMSFQQVLQVEGWREIPVLCTHDEQCKQYCKGEYRCINGSCNCADEMQVQQHVNEAAPVSSYVTAHSPTNMH comes from the exons ATGGGTTCCAGAAGCCTTACTCTTTTGCTTTCTGTTTTGCTCATAGTTTCAT GCATGAGCTTTCAGCAAGTGCTGCAAGTGGAAGGTTGGAGAGAGATACCGGTTCTTTGCACCCATGATGAGCAATGCAAGCAATATTGCAAAGGAGAATATCGTTGCATCAATGGCTCTTGCAATTGTGCTGATGAAATGCAAGTTCAACAGCATGTCAATGAAGCCGCCCCTGTTTCATCTTATGTTACAGCCCATTCCCCAACTAATATGCATTAA
- the LOC107930832 gene encoding uncharacterized protein, with the protein MGLRRLPLLVCVLIIVSWLGTKAKSGRQGPLSPNGISFQQLLQVEGWRREPVLCTHDEDCKDYCKGLYRCIKGCCNCFDEMQVQQQQQQQHVNEAIPVSSCSRGNGPNNMH; encoded by the exons ATGGGTTTGAGAAGGCTTCCTCTTTTGGTTTGTGTTTTGATTATAGTTTCAT GGTTAGGGACAAAGGCAAAGAGCGGCAGGCAAGGCCCTCTCTCCCCCAATG GTATATCCTTTCAACAACTGCTACAAGTTGAAGGTTGGAGACGGGAACCAGTTCTTTGCACCCATGATGAAGACTGCAAGGATTACTGCAAAGGGTTATATCGTTGCATCAAAGGCTGTTGCAATTGCTTCGATGAAATGCAAGTTCAACAACAACAGCAACAGCAACATGTTAATGAAGCCATCCCTGTTTCATCTTGTTCTAGAGGCAATGGCCCAAATAATATGCATTAA